In Synergistaceae bacterium, the genomic stretch TACACACAATATGAAGCCTCCATCGAAAAAACCATCGCCCTTCTCGGCAAAAAAATGGCGAATTTCAACGCTCAGAGCAAGTCGGGAGGGGAGCTCTCCGCCGTTACCGCACAGTTCACTCCGCTTTTTTACGAGTCGCTGAAAAAGGCCGCGCAAAGCGGCGGCAGCGGGGAGGAAATCGAGAGGCGGGCGGAGGCTTACCGCATGACCACGGAAATCGCCACGGCGCTCCAGAACGTGCGTCTGGCCATGTACAGGGCGGCCCTCACCAACAACACGAAAGCCATGAGCGCGATTCTCGACATGACTCCCCCCATCAAAAAAAGTTTCGAGGAGCTGAAGGCCATTTCGGACCAGCCTCAGGAGCTGGAGCTTCTGGATCGGATGGTCTCCACGTTCCTTTCCTATGAAAACGATTTAAAGCTGCAGATTGGCACCTTTGTGGAAATGGCGTCGGTGGCCGACGGCCGCGCCCCTCAGTGGCAGACCATCAGCACGGAATCCGCAAACCTCGGCAAACTGGCCATGGAGCGGGTGGACACGGTGGCCAAAGAGAACGTGGAGAACGTCCATTCCTCCATAATACTTCTGATTTCCTGCGCGGTGGCGATTTTTGTGCTGGGTCTGGTTCTGGCCTTCGTCATTTCCCGCAGCATCACCCGACCTCTGTCCAGAATCGTGACTCTGGCGGGGCGCTTTCAGGAGGGCGACCTGACCGTCCGGCGGGAGGATTTCAGCTACGACAGCAGGGACGAAATGGGGAACCTCTCCACGGTGCTGTGCGACATGGTTTCCTCTCAGGAGGACGTCATGAAGCAGGTCATTTCCGTGGCGGACGAGCTGACGGAGGGAGCGGGCTCCCTCGCCTCCATCGCGGAGGAAACGGATAAATCCATGGAGATGATCAAACTCTCCATCGAGCAGATCACCGCCCTCAGCCAGGGCAACGCGACGGCGCTGGAGCAGAGCAACGTCAGCGTGGAAAAGGTGAGCGCGGGAGTGGAGGCCATGGCTCAATCCGCCAAAGAGAGCGCCGATTTCATCGCCATGACGACGAAGGTCTCCGCCGAGGCCGTCCAGAAGGTGGGCGGCGTGATCATCGGGATGCGCGAAGTGGGCAAAAATTCCAAGGAAAACGCGGAAAAACTTCAGCGGCTGGTGGAATCGGTGAAGAACGTCAGCAGCTTCGTGTCGGTGATCACGAACATCGCGAACCAGACGAACCTTCTGGCCCTGAACGCGGCCATTGAGGCGGCCCGAGCCGGAGAGGCGGGACGGGGCTTTGCCGTGGTGGCGGAGGAGGTCCGGAAGCTGGCGGAGGAATCCGGTCGGGCGGCCAAGAGCGTGGACAAAACCATTCTGGAGCTCCAGAACGACGCCCGGGAAAGCATCAGCGCCACCACCGAGGCGGATCGCCTGCTGAACGACACTCTGGACCACGCCCACGAAGCCCAGAAAAAGCTGGCCGGAGCCCTGAGGGAGATCAACAAGGCCAACGGCTCCATACAAAACATCGCGGCTGTGGCGCAGGCCCAGGCCGGCTCCGGAAAAGAGGTCGCCGAGGCCATCGACCATCTCACGAAGGCCACCATGGCAACGGTGGATAAAGTCGAGCAGATTCGCCGCACGGCGGAGGAAACGGCCCAGTCCGTTCAGGGCGTGACGGACCGCTCCGAGGTCATGAGCGACCACGCCCGACAGCTTATGGAGGTTTTGGGCCGCTTCCAGCTGCAGGAGCCTTCGGAGTTAAGCAAAACCGGCAAAACCGCGCTTCCCGCCAGAGCCTGACGCCCTTACGCAATCCGCTGTGAAATTGCGTTTTTTCAGTCGGGCCTGTGTTTTCCCGCTATTGCCGGCAGAATCAGGAGCAGCCCCAGAAGCAGCACAAACGCCGCCGGCAGGCTCAGGAGGCTGGAAAGGTTGACCAGCGCCGCGCCGCCGGTTTGCCCCAGCGCCGCGCTCAGGCCGCCGTTGCCCAGGGTCAGCCCCACGACCAGATAACCCGCGAAGCAGGCCGCCGCCACGGTAAAGGCGTAGGGAATCTGGGTGGAAACGTGGTCGATGTGGGCACAGCCCGCGCCCGTGGACGAGAGGATCGTCGTGTCGGATATGGGCGAGCAGTGGTCGCCGAAAACCGCGCCTCCCATCACCGCGCCCAGAGTCGGGATCGAAAAGGCCGGAGCGGCTTTATAACAAACGGTGATCGTGATGGGTATCAAAATGCCGAAAGTTCCCCAGGCCGTCCCTGTGGAAAACGCGATGACGCAGGCCGCGAGGAACATAAGCGCCGGAATCAGGGCCACCGGCAGGTTGGAGCGGGTGATGAGGGAGGCGATGTAGGTTCCGGTGTCCAGCATCTCCTTGCAGACAGCGGCGATGGTCCAGGCGAGGGTGAGGATGATCATTGCCGAAACCATTGATTTAACGCCGATGGTGATGGTGGCGAAAAAGTCCTTGAACGAGATCAGCCCCCGGGGGACGTAAAAGAAAAAGACCATGATCAGCGACGTGAGACCGCCCATGGTCAAAGCGCTGTTGGCGTCCGTGTTGGCGAAGGCGTCCACCAGAGAAACGCCCTTGCCGCTCCAGAACCCGCCGTAGTAGAGCATCGCCAGAACGCAGACGACGACCAGAAACAAAACGGGACAGACCAGATCGTGGACTTTGCCATGCTCGGAAACCGGAAGGCTCGATATTTCGTCGCCGACGGAAGTGACAGCCCCTCCTTCCGGACCGTTTCGCGCCGCCCGCTCTTCTGCCAGCCGCATGGGACCGAAGTCGGCGTTTCTGCGGGCCGCTATCCACGCCACCATAAAGAGGGTCAGCAGCGCGTAGAGGTTGAACGGAATCGACATCACAAAAGCCTGCATTCCGCTGATTCCCGCCTCGGCCGGGAAGTAGCCCGCCGCCGCGGCAGCCCAGGACGAAATCGGCGCGATGACGCAGACCGGCGCGGCGGTGGAGTCGATGATGTAGGCGAGTTTTTCCCGGGAAATTCCCTGCTTGTCCGTGACGGGCCGCATCACCGCCCCAAGAGTCAGACAGTTGAAATAATCGTCGATGAAAATGATGATTCCCAGAAGCGCCGTCACCAGAGACACGCTCCGTTTTGTGGAAAGTTTTGCCGCAGCCCAGTTTCCATAAGCGCGCGCGCCTCCCGCCCGGGCAATCAGGGCGACCAGAGCCCCCAGCAGGGCAAGGAAAAGAATCATCGCCGCGTTCTTGCTCAGGTTTTCGATAAAAACCCTGACGATCACGGGCAGAAAACCCTCCATTCCCAGGCCGGCCTTGAAGACATAAATCCCAATGCCCGTGAGGATCCCCGTCATAAGGCTGAAAATGACCTCTTTGGTCAGGAGCGCCAGCCCGATGGCAAGCAGCGGCGGAATAAGCGAAAGAATACCGGCTTCAACAGTTTCCATAAAGATCCCCCTCAATTCGTATTGGGTTTACAATAATTTTCACACAGTTTAGAAAATGGACCTGAACTTGTCAATGTATGGGTCCGGGATTTGCGCCTGATACCAATTTGCTTTCAACCGAGCGTTAATGAAGAAGCTAATGTTTGAATATCACTGCTTTTAGCTATTCTAACTTTATAAGCAGCGAACCAGCGAACGCAGAGAGTTGTGTGAGTCGCTTAGTTTCTTCATTAGGCCTTTTATTTCAAATTGGTATGAGATTGGGATCTGCCGGTATGCGGGGACAAAAAAGGGGCTTCAGAGAACCTCTGAAGCCCTGACTCGCTGTTCGAGTCCTTTACAGCCCCAGCTCCGCTATCCTCTGTCTTTTCAGAAATTCCACCGGAATGGAAAGGGCTCCGGAGGCAACTGCAAGATGGGGAAACAACGAAGTCGAAACCAGACTGTAATACGTGTCGATGTCGATCAGTTCACCCTGATTTTCATACCTGCGCCACCTGCGCCCCGGGCGTTTGACCTTCATTTCTCATCCCTCCTCTTCTCGTGAAAAGCCTCTCGCCTCGCGTAACTTTACACTCACTCCACAGTCGAACAACACTCTCTCTGAAAACTATTATACAACCTCCATCCAACCTCCATCCAACCCCCGCATAATCCATCCTTCGGATCATGGAGACTTTCTGTTGAATTTTCCCTGAAATTTCTGTTCGTCTGCACAATTTTTACAAATTTTTCTGATAGATTTTTTCCGCAGGAGATGTATAACCCGGAGGTGAAGGAAATGTGGGAATTTCTGTCGAGTCACTGGCATTGCGTTCTGCCCTTGGCGGTGCTGGCGGTGTGGCTGCTCTGCACGAGGGGCAAAACCTCTGAATCTGAAAAGGACGGTCTGTAGTCGCCGCCTGTTTTTCAAAACAGGGCCGGGGCGCGAAAATCCCCGGCCGGTGGCGGAGTGCCTCGAATTTTTCCCGCTTTCGCGGCCCCGTCAGGCGTGGGGGATGCAGGTGTGACCGGAAATCTCGCTGCTGACAGTGACGAGGTCGTCCAAAGAAAGGTCATGCAGGCGGGGATGGCCGGTTATGCGCGCGTAAGTTTTGAGCTCCTCCAGCGTCACGTTCAGGAAGTTCGCGACTCTTTGGGCCGCGCTTTCGATGGAAAAGGCTTTTCGCAGTTCCGGGTCCTGAGTGGCCACGCCCACCGGGCATCGGTCGCTTCCGCAGATTCGATACTGCTGGCAGCCCGCGGCCATCAGCGCGGCTGTGGCGATGGCGACCGCGTCGGCCCCCAGCGCCAGCGCCTTTGCGAAGTCCGGCGAGACCCGCAGTCCGCCGGTTATGACCAGAGAAATGTCGCTCTTCTGTTCATTCAGATATTTTCGAGCGCGGCAGAGGGCGTAGACCGTGGGGACGCTGGTGGAGTCCCGAAGCAGTTTCGGGCTGGCTCCCGTGGCTCCTCCCCGTCCGTCGATGGTGATGAAATCCGGGGCGGCGAACACGCAGAACTCCAAGTCCCGCTCGATGTGCCCCGCGGCGATTTTGATCCCGATGGGGCGACCGCCGGACTCGTCTCTCAGGCGCTGAACGAGGGCTTTCAAATCCTCTTTGGAGTCGATTCCCGGGAAGCGGGAGGGGCTGATGATGTCCCGCCCTTCCGGTTTGTCCCGGGCGGCCGCGATTGCCGCCGTGACCTTGCTGCCCGGCAGATGCCCGCCCATGCCCGGTTTTGTCCCCTGGCCGATTTTAATCTCGATGGCGTCCGCGTTTTGCAGATTGTGAGGGGTGACGCTGTAGAGGTTGGGCACGTATTCGAAAATATATTTGTAAGCTTCGGACATCTCCTCCGACAGAATGCCCCCTTCTCCGCTGCAAACGGCAGTTTTGGCCAGGGCGCTGCCTCGGGCCAGGGCAATTTTCGCCTCTTTGGAAAGGGCCCCGAAGGACATGTGTGAAATATAAACGGGGTTTTGGAGGATCATGGGTTTTGCGGCCCTGGGCCCGATCACGGTTTCCGTGTCCACGGGGGCGTGTTCGTCCAGAGGGAAGGGGTTCAGCTGCGCCCCCAGCAGAAGGATTTCGTCCCAGCCCGGCATCGTCATTTGGGTCCCCATGGCGCCGATGAGGGTCTGTCCGGTCAGGGCCATGGCGTGGATATCGTCCATGTATCGGCAGGAGGGATCCTGCCGTGGCAGAACGTAGGCCAGGGGAGAGGCCGCGGCGTCGGGCGCCTTTTCCTCCGTCTCCTCCGGGGCGGGGTCGGTCTCCAAAAGGGCCAGCATACTGGAGGGCGCTCCGCAGACGGGGCAGCACAGTCCTCCCGTCGAGTCGCGCGCGGCGTCTTTTTCCTCGAACTCCTGATCGCATATCCTGCACAGGTAACGTTTCATAAAAATTCCCCTCCTTCAGAAAAAGCACAGGCATCATATCCGGCAGCGAACCATAATTTTACGTTTCACGTCAATTATAGCGTACGTCGTGAGCCGGACAATGCAGCCCCGCGAATAATCGGCAATACTGCGCAATACTGGCCGGCAGGCGGGATACAGATGGGATAGATGAAAGTAGATGAACGTATCGTGATATCAGGAGGAAAAAGCAGGACAATAATGCGCCGGAGTTGATATAATACCTCATGAAAGGAGAAGCGCGGCTTACATGAGCGAGCAATGGATTGATCAGAGTTGGAAGGACGTCATCAACGAAAATGTCGACGACGCAATTTCGTTTTTCATGCCGAGTCTTGCTGCGAAGAGGGATTATTCAAAAGAACCGGAAGCCATCAATCCTGAACATACGGTCATCGGAGGAAAATCCAACAAAAGAAAGCGCACTTCGGATTTGTGCCTGTCGCTCCCTTTGGTGAACAGCAACGTTTCCCGCGCGATTTTCCTCATTGAACAACAGGACAGGAAGGCTGAGGAACTACCTCTTCGTATTTTTCAAAGTTATTATCGCGTCAGCGATAAATACGCGGTTCCAGTCACGTCGCTCGCGATTTATACAGGAAAAATAAGGCCGGTAAATACGTATTATAGAGAGTGGGAGGGAACGTCGGTGCGATTCCGGTTCAACGTCTACAGTGTGAACGGAGCCGACGCGGAAGAATTGAAACGCGACGAACGCGATTTCGCTCTTGCAATTCTGGCTGGGAAGAGGATGATTGAGGCGAAAAGAGAAGCGTCAAAACGCGGGGCGTATTCACTTGAACTTCTCGACCTGATAAGGACAAAAAACTGGAGCGGGGAAAAAGCGTGGTCGTTCCGCAGATTCGCGTACCGCTTACTGCAGATAGATGAAGCCGACATCGACCAGAAGGTGAAGGAGGCATGGAAGATGGAGTTTAAACCGATTAGCGAAGTTGTACGGGATATCCATATCCGGGATGCCAGAGAATATGGCAGGGAAGAGGGGAAATTTGAAGTCGCGCGTTCAATGCTCGCCGATGGAGTTCCTGCCGAAACAGTTAGGAAGTATACTGGCTTGGATGAAAGTTCTATTCGTTCACTGAAGTGAATTGCGAAAGAAAAATCTGGAACGGAAAAACGGAGGAAGGCAGAATGCCGTTTGTCAGAGTTCATACAATACCGCTTCCCTTCAAAAACACGGATGTGCCAGAACCTGCCGGCAGGCGGGATGGCCGCACTCGTATGTCACAGACAGGAGACTTTATTTACACGTAAATGCATAAGAGGCTGAGATTCTGCGTTTCTCCAGGCTCCTCTTCGGAGGGGCCTTTTTTTGTTGGGTAAAAAGGATGAGCTGTTGATGAAAGTTTTTGTTTCGCAGCCTGTGGCGGACAAGTCAGATGGCAGATTCAGAAGAATGGCGAGATTATGCGCGCGGCGACTATTTTTGTGAAATCCGGTAAACCTCCTGCTTTTCGATGAGTAAATAAACTGATTCATTTTTTTGGCTGGTGAAATATAAATAATCAGCAAATAGCTATTTATTTTTGTTTGTAGGCAGGCAGGTAACACAGAACATTGGCATTATAATAACGAGTCACTGAAGGCAGGTGAAGAGAAGATCACAGTCGGGGCGATTTTTTCTTCATCCTCCGAAAGGCCGGCGCAGCAGCTTTGTATCAGTTCCTCCAGCATCTTCTCAATCTTCATGTTTATGGCTTCCTCTTCCAGACAGACGCGCCCCTTTTTTCTGGTACATTTGGGTTATATGAAAAGGAGATTCCGATGGGAACCGAACTTAAAGTTCTTACAACAGATAAAAAGTCTGAGATGACGAGTATCAGAGATCAGCGACTGTACAGATGGCAGACAGCGGTTATTGGTATCATAACGGATCTCCTGGAATTTCGGGATGACGTTACGGGAGGGCATATTTCGCGCACCCAGAAATATCTGTCCGTTTTGCTGAATAAAATGGTGGAGAAGCGGATTTATTATGATGAAATATCCAACTGGGATTTGGACGCGGTGGTGGCCTCGGCGTCTCTTCATGACATAGGGAAAATTGCCATAAGCGACGCCATATTGAATAAACCGAACAAATTGACGAAAGACGAATTCGAGATCATGAAAACTCACGTCATCATAGGCGTCGCGGCGATAAAAGCCATTAAGAGGGAAACCGGCGATGGAATGTTTCTGCACCACGCGGAACTGATGGCGGGCACCCACCATGAAAAATGGGACGGGTCCGGGTATCCGTCGAGGCTGAAAAAATACGGAATTCCCCTCGAAGGCCGCCTGATGGCCATTGCCGACGTCTATGACGCGCTGATTTCAGAGCGGCCGTACAAAAAGGCCCTGTCCCTGGAGCAGGCCGCCTGCACCATCCGGAGCGGCAGGGGGAACCACTTCGACCCTGTACTGGTGGACGTTTTTTCCGAGGTTTCCGAAGATTTTGCCCGCATCGTATCGGAGGACAGGTGCCTTAATGACCTTGCCGCCGCCCGTCATTCCTGGTCCGGAGAGTGGGATACGGTTTACGGTACCCTCATTCTGGACCAGCTCGGCGACGACGTTGTCGGCTCTTATCCCTACAATTTCGGCAAACTTGTGGGAACATGCAGAGGAAATGTGCTTTCCGGCACGTGGATGGAGTCCACAGGCTGCGTTCTGCACAAAAATGAGGAGGATATAGAGGCCACGTGTTTCGAAACCGGCGGAACCTCGGGGGATTTCATGTTTACGATGTCCGAGGATGGCTCGTCCTTTATCGGGAAATGGCGTCCCATCTCCGGCGGCAACTGGTTTGCATGGAGAGGTAAAAAACGTCAGATTTTATCTTTTGAGTGAGATTTCTGGTATGAAAAGGTGCTGAAAATACAGCTGAAATGGACGGATACACTTATGCAGGACAAATTGGAATAACACGTTTTTTCTATCTTGTACTGGAGTATGCGGTTTTGTACATGGTTGTTCCGCTGGGTGTGACGGCTCTTGTTTTTGGTTTATGGCATATGATCTCAAAAATTATGCATCGCGGGCGGTAATGCCCGCAAAATCCGGCGAAACGTCCGCCCGCGATGTAACTGGAATATAATTTTACCTGGGGCACAGACAGAACGGATGTCCGGCGGGGTCCAGCATGACCGTAATTTCCGGAACGAAC encodes the following:
- a CDS encoding alpha-hydroxy-acid oxidizing protein; translation: MKRYLCRICDQEFEEKDAARDSTGGLCCPVCGAPSSMLALLETDPAPEETEEKAPDAAASPLAYVLPRQDPSCRYMDDIHAMALTGQTLIGAMGTQMTMPGWDEILLLGAQLNPFPLDEHAPVDTETVIGPRAAKPMILQNPVYISHMSFGALSKEAKIALARGSALAKTAVCSGEGGILSEEMSEAYKYIFEYVPNLYSVTPHNLQNADAIEIKIGQGTKPGMGGHLPGSKVTAAIAAARDKPEGRDIISPSRFPGIDSKEDLKALVQRLRDESGGRPIGIKIAAGHIERDLEFCVFAAPDFITIDGRGGATGASPKLLRDSTSVPTVYALCRARKYLNEQKSDISLVITGGLRVSPDFAKALALGADAVAIATAALMAAGCQQYRICGSDRCPVGVATQDPELRKAFSIESAAQRVANFLNVTLEELKTYARITGHPRLHDLSLDDLVTVSSEISGHTCIPHA
- a CDS encoding HD domain-containing protein, whose amino-acid sequence is MTSIRDQRLYRWQTAVIGIITDLLEFRDDVTGGHISRTQKYLSVLLNKMVEKRIYYDEISNWDLDAVVASASLHDIGKIAISDAILNKPNKLTKDEFEIMKTHVIIGVAAIKAIKRETGDGMFLHHAELMAGTHHEKWDGSGYPSRLKKYGIPLEGRLMAIADVYDALISERPYKKALSLEQAACTIRSGRGNHFDPVLVDVFSEVSEDFARIVSEDRCLNDLAAARHSWSGEWDTVYGTLILDQLGDDVVGSYPYNFGKLVGTCRGNVLSGTWMESTGCVLHKNEEDIEATCFETGGTSGDFMFTMSEDGSSFIGKWRPISGGNWFAWRGKKRQILSFE
- a CDS encoding methyl-accepting chemotaxis protein, producing the protein MWRNLRLGFKLLLGFGMLLFIFLAAVVVTWSDLSFVRSESYAVSQTVVPTVAIATQVDRSLSRLALSTLRLQNAETTDETKAAIEEVKADLKSVQDANARLIAAGKANPDLQTPKAFQTKVLPAYTQYEASIEKTIALLGKKMANFNAQSKSGGELSAVTAQFTPLFYESLKKAAQSGGSGEEIERRAEAYRMTTEIATALQNVRLAMYRAALTNNTKAMSAILDMTPPIKKSFEELKAISDQPQELELLDRMVSTFLSYENDLKLQIGTFVEMASVADGRAPQWQTISTESANLGKLAMERVDTVAKENVENVHSSIILLISCAVAIFVLGLVLAFVISRSITRPLSRIVTLAGRFQEGDLTVRREDFSYDSRDEMGNLSTVLCDMVSSQEDVMKQVISVADELTEGAGSLASIAEETDKSMEMIKLSIEQITALSQGNATALEQSNVSVEKVSAGVEAMAQSAKESADFIAMTTKVSAEAVQKVGGVIIGMREVGKNSKENAEKLQRLVESVKNVSSFVSVITNIANQTNLLALNAAIEAARAGEAGRGFAVVAEEVRKLAEESGRAAKSVDKTILELQNDARESISATTEADRLLNDTLDHAHEAQKKLAGALREINKANGSIQNIAAVAQAQAGSGKEVAEAIDHLTKATMATVDKVEQIRRTAEETAQSVQGVTDRSEVMSDHARQLMEVLGRFQLQEPSELSKTGKTALPARA
- a CDS encoding Na+/H+ antiporter NhaC family protein, with amino-acid sequence METVEAGILSLIPPLLAIGLALLTKEVIFSLMTGILTGIGIYVFKAGLGMEGFLPVIVRVFIENLSKNAAMILFLALLGALVALIARAGGARAYGNWAAAKLSTKRSVSLVTALLGIIIFIDDYFNCLTLGAVMRPVTDKQGISREKLAYIIDSTAAPVCVIAPISSWAAAAAGYFPAEAGISGMQAFVMSIPFNLYALLTLFMVAWIAARRNADFGPMRLAEERAARNGPEGGAVTSVGDEISSLPVSEHGKVHDLVCPVLFLVVVCVLAMLYYGGFWSGKGVSLVDAFANTDANSALTMGGLTSLIMVFFFYVPRGLISFKDFFATITIGVKSMVSAMIILTLAWTIAAVCKEMLDTGTYIASLITRSNLPVALIPALMFLAACVIAFSTGTAWGTFGILIPITITVCYKAAPAFSIPTLGAVMGGAVFGDHCSPISDTTILSSTGAGCAHIDHVSTQIPYAFTVAAACFAGYLVVGLTLGNGGLSAALGQTGGAALVNLSSLLSLPAAFVLLLGLLLILPAIAGKHRPD